From the genome of Halomonas sp. MCCC 1A13316, one region includes:
- a CDS encoding PaaI family thioesterase, protein MSETRQAALMGYHELLGMQVVEWSEGIAVVELVADPRHLNRSGIVHGGVLTSMLDSALSLAGLHCPLPGRVRRGMTLSLTTTFVGPAGAGVLRATGRVRGGGRKVYMACGEVTDAEGLLLAMGEGAFRRRSGSESPEGVAE, encoded by the coding sequence ATGAGCGAAACCCGCCAAGCGGCACTGATGGGATACCATGAGTTACTCGGCATGCAGGTCGTGGAGTGGTCTGAGGGGATTGCCGTGGTCGAGCTGGTGGCGGACCCACGCCACCTCAACCGCAGCGGGATCGTGCATGGTGGCGTGCTCACCTCGATGCTGGATAGTGCCCTGAGCCTCGCCGGGCTCCACTGCCCGCTGCCGGGGCGCGTGCGCCGCGGCATGACGCTGTCGCTGACTACCACCTTTGTCGGGCCGGCTGGAGCCGGCGTGCTGCGGGCCACCGGTCGGGTGCGCGGCGGCGGACGCAAGGTCTACATGGCCTGCGGTGAGGTGACCGACGCCGAAGGTCTTCTGCTTGCCATGGGCGAAGGCGCCTTTCGTCGCCGCAGTGGCAGCGAGTCGCCGGAGGGAGTGGCCGAGTGA